In Fusarium oxysporum f. sp. lycopersici 4287 chromosome 4, whole genome shotgun sequence, a genomic segment contains:
- a CDS encoding solute carrier family 25, member 46, protein MAQPSAEPVEEYDYESLPPNFSLLQNMAAGAFAGIAEHTAMYPIDAIKTRMQILNPSTTPAYSGVIRNTVQIARTEGFFSLWRGMSSVIVGAGPAHAVYFATYEAVKHAMGGNQAGVHHPLAAATSGAAATIASDAFMNPFDVIKQRMQIQNSSKMYRSMLDCAKYVYKSEGLGAFYISYPTTLSMTVPFTALQFLAYESISTAMNPAKNYDPLTHCLAGAVAGGFAAGLTTPMDVIKTMLQTRGTSTDPEVRSVNSFIGGCRLLYQRAGVRGFFKGVRPRIVTTMPSTAICWSAYEFSKSYFIKRNDAA, encoded by the exons ATGGCCCAGCCAAGTGCAGAGCCAGTCGAAGAATACGA CTATGAATCCCTCCCGCCCAACTTCTCCCTGCTGCAGAACATGGCAGCAGGCGCCTTTGCGGGCATAGCA GAGCACACTGCCATGTATCCCATTGATGCAATCAAG ACCAGAATGCAAATCCTCAACCCCAGCACCACACCGGCCTACTCGGGCGTCATTCGTAATACCGTTCAGATTGCCCGCACCGAGGGATTCTTCAGCTTATGGCGCGGCATGTCTAGTGTCATAGTTGGAGCTG GTCCTGCACATGCCGTCTACTTTGCAACATACGAAGCAGTCAAACATGCCATGGGCGGTAACCAGGCCGGTGTTCACCATCCCCTCGCTGCTG CCACCAGTGGTGCCGCTGCCACTATTGCTAGCGACGCGTTCATGAACCCTTTCGATG TCATCAAGCAGCGCATGCAGATTCAAAATTCGAGCAAGATGTACCGATCCATGCTGGACTGCGCCAAGTATGTCTACAAGTCCGAGGGCTTGGGCGCTTTCTACATCTCTTACCCCACGACGCTATCCATGACAGTCCCTTTCACAGCTCTACAGTTCCTCGCATACGAGTCTATTTCTACCGCCATGAACCCCGCAAAGAACTACGACCCCTTGACACATTGTTTGGCTGGTGCCGTTGCTGGTGGCTTTGCTGCTGGTCTTACCACCCCCATGGATGTCATCAAGACTATGCTCCAGACTCGCGGAACCTCCACCGACCCCGAGGTGAGAAGTGTCAACAGCTTTATCGGAGGCTGTCGCCTATTATATCAAAGAGCCGGTGTCAGAGGCTTCTTCAAGGGCGTGCGACCTCGCATTGTTACCACAATGCCCAGCACAGCCATCTGCTGGTCGGCATATGAGTTTTCAAA GTCCTATTTCATCAAGCGCAACGATGCTGCCTGA
- a CDS encoding oligomeric Golgi complex subunit 6 yields MAPTDRSLSLKSLPMRDASVSGLLAPDGYPQTPSTPRGITPLISKVTSVLSTTHSDTEFRDALALLDERGIQNDAETRRRVRLDLQKEVIDSNGEVIAEFGRVAEQLRRIKTTIDKLNNGYADMKSQVVEAHRQTLPALSEASSLLEQKRQVEVKQELLGAFKKHFVMSENEVAALTQTAEPVDDRFFDALSKAKKISKDCEILLGFEKQTLGLELMEQTSKNINLGFQKLYKWIQREFKTLNLENPQMNSSIRRALRVLAERPSLFQNCLDFFSEARERILSDSFYVALTGASPSGTEDPSVKPIDMLAHDPLRYVGDMLAWIHSATVSEREALEVLFVAEGEELAKGFKSGRDAEIWRLIAEDDEAEADFNALKALNDLVDRDISGAARVLRQRMEQVIQANEDTIPAYKLANLINFYRITFQKTLGPNSNLVELIGGLETEALRQFRALVRDHIATLQGEFQHAPLDLGPPAFLQDSLKQLKAIIKTYDSSLSTSEDRESEFENVLLEAFEPFMSGCENMAKNMNAQNGAIFLINCISSAIACLEPFEFTQRRTKLLREKSDDAAKGLITSQYQFLRKGSGLDAIFTKLEEDDDKNASLLDDKELAQASQRLDDFLPSALMDAMDNLKHLQDSKLARQITEEAAEQFCNDFEQLEEVITEGDDESVDSEEDEGLRSVFPRTTAEIRVLLS; encoded by the exons ATGGCACCTACAGATCGCTCATTGTCATTGAAGAGCCTGCCTATGAGAGATGCCTCTGTTTCAGGACTTCTTGCTCCAGATGGCTATCCACAAActccctcaacaccaagaggGATCACTCCACTCATATCCAAAGTAACCAGTGTCCTTTCAACGACTCATTCTGATACTGAGTTTCGAGACGCTCTCGCTCTTCTTGATGAACGTGGAATCCAAAACGATGCTGAAACTCGTCGGCGTGTTCGACTAGACCTACAAAAAGAAGTCATTGACAGTAATGGAGAAGTTATTGCCGAATTTGGGCGGGTTGCAGAG CAACTTCGGCGTATCAAAACAACTATTGACAAGCTTAACAATGGTTACGCGGACATGAAAAGCCAAGTTGTCGAAGCTCATAGGCAGACATTGCCAGCACTCTCCGAGGCATCCTCTCTCCTGGAGCAAAAGAGACAGGTTGAGGTGAAGCAAGAGCTTCTCGGTGCTTTCAAGAAGCATTTTGTCATGTCGGAGAATGAGGTTGCCGCACTTACTCAAACAGCTGAGCCAGTAGATGACCGCTTCTTCGATGCCTTGAGCAAAGCGAAAAAGATCAGCAAAGATTGTGAGATCCTGCTTGGATTCGAGAAACAGACTTTGGGTCTAGAACTGATGGAGCAAACGTCAAAGAACATCAATCTTGGTTTCCAAAAGCTTTACAAATGGATACAGCGAGAGTTCAAGACATTGAATCTCGAAAATCCGCAGATGAACTCATCAATTCGCCGGGCATTGCGAGTTCTTGCCGAAAGGCCGTCACTGTTCCAGAACTGCCTAGACTTTTTCTCCGAGGCTCGAGAACGAATCCTTTCAGACTCGTTCTATGTCGCTTTGACAGGTGCCTCGCCCTCTGGCACTGAAGATCCCTCTGTCAAGCCCATCGACATGCTGGCACATGATCCGCTACGCTACGTGGGTGACATGCTAGCTTGGATTCATTCAGCCACTGTCAGTGAACGTGAGGCATTGGAGGTTTTGTTTGTCGCAGAGGGGGAGGAACTTGCCAAGGGTTTCAAATCTGGCCGAGACGCAGAGATCTGGCGCCTCATTGCagaggacgatgaggctgaggctgacTTTAATGCGCTCAAGGCACTGAACGACCTAGTCGACCGCGATATCTCTGGAGCGGCCCGCGTGCTTCGCCAAAGGATGGAGCAGGTGATCCAAGCCAACGAAGACACCATACCCGCCTATAAACTCGCAAATCTGATCAATTTCTACCGGATCACTTTCCAAAAAACGCTCGGTCCCAACTCCAACTTGGTAGAGTTGATTGGAGGCCTGGAAACAGAGGCCTTACGCCAGTTCCGAGCACTTGTCAGAGATCACATTGCAACTCTACAGGGAGAATTCCAGCACGCTCCATTAGACCTTGGCCCACCTGCATTTTTACAAGATTCGCTCAAACAACTTAAGGCCATCATCAAAACTTACGACTCCTCCTTATCGACCTCGGAGGATCGCGAGAGCGAGTTCGAGAATGTGCTTTTGGAAGCCTTTGAACCATTCATGTCCGGTTGTGAAAACATGGCTAAGAACATGAATGCCCAGAACGGTGCGATCTTCCTGATTAATTGTATATCTTCTGCGATAGCATGTCTAGAGCCGTTCGAGTTCACGCAACGTCGAACTAAACTACTGCGAGAGAAGTCAGATGATGCGGCTAAAGGACTCATTACAAGTCAATACCAATTCCTTCGAAAGGGGTCAGGGTTAGATGCAATTTTCACGAagctggaggaggatgacgacaAGAACGCTTCCTTGCTGGATGACAAAGAGCTCGCTCAAGCAAGCCAGAGATTGGATGACTTTCTGCCATCAGCACTCATGGACGCTATGGATAATCTGAAGCACCTGCAGGATTCGAAGTTGGCTCGACAAATTACTGAGGAGGCAGCAGAACAGTTCTGCAATGACTTTGAACAGCTAGAAGAGGTTATAACTGAGGGGGATGATGAATCTGTTGATTcagaagaggacgaaggTCTACGGTCGGTTTTCCCTAGAACAACTGCCGAGATTCGTGTATTGCTTTCATAG
- a CDS encoding adenosinetriphosphatase, producing MLRNRALAVLQKTYDDSYLSCSTAIYYEGQGNEIEAMRHWRAALDQIYDYNANRAPPAYGPRTDTEKALQEALKQLELQCKERIDLLEALRISRQEEMTTPQPPPGKLTKRPSIPEGRGSLGQGTITAMQYSELSRPTLPHRPSQPRRTSSELAIVDGPSTHLDPNMAFPSLSRSASPGGPALPPRPNKTLRTPSPEKHTMRTTLRSGKLGEKSTKPRKPAKPLTEGSSKAATLAWSALGSRERFARGAQSESTPATASPSSRTSLDQIRRPVPTQWDSHSRRLVVPKDRDLDGEPSGNTRHSDEYCYARPSMLSVTAASSALNSSSYQDLPSSDAYTSRTDRLPNSRNGFASPSPRKVSRQERANDTETGDDSGEASERRSVSNNLTTRSPAARQPGRSLKPSRPHAESRDRSRRRERKVRQVSTSSASDDDTNGTSSRPRRVKEKEAPIEAGSQEDDSDASESETLEKSPDDMSEWKNKKKQILKNLPAGVDTAAAKQILNDIVVQGDEVHWSDVAGLEIAKNALRETVVYPFLRPDLFMGLREPARGMLLFGPPGTGKTMLARAVATESKSTFFSISASSLTSKYLGESEKLVRALFGLARTLAPSIIFVDEIDSLLSQRSGSGEHEATMRIKTEFLIQWSDLQRAAAGREATEKDKERGDANRVLVLAATNLPWAIDEAARRRFVRRQYIPLPEPTTRETQLRTLLGQQKHDLSNDDILKLVELTDGFSGSDITALAKDAAMGPLRSLGEALLHMTMDEIRPIQLSDFEASLTTIRPSVSKAGLKEYEDWATEFGERGG from the exons ATGTTACGGAACAGGGCCCTGGCTGTTTTGCAGAAGACCTACGATGATAGTTATCTAAGTTGCTCGACTGCTATTTACTATGAAGGCCAG GGTAATGAGATAGAAGCCATGCGACATTGGCGAGCTGCCCTTGATCAGATCTATGATTACAATGCAAATCGGGCACCCCCCGCATATGGCCCACGTACAGACACCGAGAAAGCCTTACAAGAGGCTCTGAAACAGCTCGAATTACAATGTAAAGAACGAATCGATCTTCTGGAAGCTCTCAGAATCTCGCGGCAAGAAGAGATGACCACCCCGCAACCACCACCCGGCAAGTTGACAAAGCGACCAAGTATTCCTGAGGGAAGAGGTTCTCTTGGACAGGGCACAATCACCGCCATGCAGTATTCTGAACTATCACGACCAACCCTTCCACACCGTCCATCACAGCCTCGGCGTACATCATCAGAACTCGCTATCGTGGATGGACCCAGCACACATCTAGATCCAAACATGGCCTTCCCGTCGCTCTCTCGGTCTGCATCGCCTGGAGGACCAGCTCTACCACCGAGACCGAACAAGACTTTACGGACACCAAGCCCAGAAAAGCACACCATGAGGACGACTTTACGTTCCGGTAAATTAGGAGAAAAGTCCACCAAACCGCGAAAGCCAGCAAAGCCACTCACCGAAGGATCAAGCAAAGCAGCGACTTTGGCATGGAGCGCGCTCGGTTCAAGGGAAAGATTCGCGAGGGGGGCCCAGTCGGAGTCCACTCCAGCAACAGCGAGCCCTAGCTCTCGCACTTCCTTGGATCAAATTCGCAGGCCAGTACCAACGCAATGGGATAGTCACTCGAGGCGTTTGGTTGTGCCAAAGGACCGCGATCTTGATGGAGAACCTTCAGGAAATACACGACACTCTGATGAGTACTGTTACGCCCGTCCATCCATGCTATCGGTCACTGCTGCTTCCAGTGCTTTAAATTCGTCTTCGTATCAAGATTTACCTTCATCAGATGCTTACACAAGTCGAACAGATCGATTGCCCAACTCGCGCAACGGATTCGCTTCGCCATCGCCACGCAAAGTATCGAGGCAAGAGCGAGCCAACGATACTGAGACCGGCGACGATTCTGGAGAGGCATCAGAGAGGAGAAGTGTGTCAAACAACTTAACAACCCGTAGTCCAGCAGCGAGGCAGCCTGGAAGATCTTTAAAACCCTCAAGGCCTCATGCTGAGAGCAGAGATAGGTCACGACGGCGTGAACGCAAGGTTCGGCAAGTTTCCACCTCAAGCGCCTCTGACGATGACACGAATGGGACAAGTTCCAGACCACGTCGAgtgaaggagaaagaagctcCTATAGAAGCCGGTTCCCAAGAGGATGATTCAGATGCGTCTGAATCAGAGACTTTAGAAAAGTCCCCTGACGATATGAGTGAATGgaaaaacaagaagaagcaaattTTGAAGAACCTGCCCGCTGGCGTCGATACAGCAGCCGCCAAGCAAATATTGAACGATATTGTCGTTCAAGGTGATGAGGTTCATTGGAGTGATGTGGCTGGTCTTGAAATTGCAAAGAACGCACTTCGAGAGACTGTTGTTTATCCATTTTTACGGCCCGATCTTTTCATGGGCCTCCGAGAACCAGCCAGAGGAATGCTCCTATTTGGACCGCCAGGAACAGGAAAGACTATGCTCGCGAGGGCTGTGGCAACAGAGTCTAAGTCAACATTCTTTTCGATTTCGGCAAGCAGCCTGACAAGCAAATACTTGGGAGAGTCGGAAAAGCTGGTACGAGCTCTTTTTGGATTGGCCCGGACACTGGCACCCAGTATTATCTTTGTGGACGAGATCGACTCGCTGCTTTCACAGAGATCAGGGTCTGGAGAGCACGAAGCCACCATGAGGATTAAGACAGAGTTTCTTATTCAGTGGAGCGATCTTCAAcgtgctgctgctggaagaGAAGCGACCGAGAAAGACAAGGAAAGGGGGGACGCCAACCGAGTCCTTGTGTTGGCGGCGACGAACCTCCCCTGGGCAATTGACGAGGCGGCTCGAAGACGTTTTGTGCGACGACAATACATCCCGCTACCTGAACCGACTACTCGCGAGACACAGCTCAGGACCCTTCTGGGTCAGCAGAAACATGACTTGTCTAATGATGATATCCTCAAGTTGGTGGAATTGACAGATG GTTTTTCAGGTTCAGATATTACAGCCTTGGCTAAGGATGCAGCCATGGGACCATTGCGATCCCTTGGAGAGGCACTGTTACACATGACTATGGATGAGATCCGACCAATTCAATTGTCCGATTTCGAGGCGAGCTTGACGACCATACGGCCGAGTGTCAGTAAAGCTGGTCTAAAAGAGTACGAAGACTGGGCGACAGAGTTTGGAGAAAGGGGGGGATAG
- a CDS encoding DnaJ like subfamily C member 3, whose protein sequence is MHLNLAGLAVAATAFLATASALSPQDIPADLPVSNLLTKAQTHLSRGETNEALVYYDAAIARDPTNYLSLFKRATAYLSLGRTSQATEDFNKVLSLKPGFEGAHLQLARLRAKAGDWDAAKAQYGLAGKAPKSAEFVELEEAKLAAHLADMASKGGKWEECVSHAGTAIVVASRSPHLRELRAHCRFELGDVELALSDLQHVLHMKPGDTSPHIVISATSFYALGDLENGIGQVKKCLQSDPDSKICKKLHKQEKKVEKAYKKIQGQLSRGQPTTAGRALVGTADDSGLVPDVRKQVEELKKNKSIPKTARIQLLENLIEMTCQAYTESSHKEAAKYCDESLQLNPDSFWGLLHKGKAQLKSELYDAAIATLEKAAEIRPDQKEKVNPILNKAHIALKRSKTKDYYKVLGVENDADERQIKSAYRKQSKIFHPDKAAKQGIPKEEAEKKMASINEAYEVLSDPELRARFDRGDDPNSQERPNPFQGQGNPFGGGHPFMFQQGGGGGGPNIKFQFGGQPFGF, encoded by the exons ATGCACCTCAATCTTGCTGGTCTGGCAGTGGCCGCTACGGCCTTCCTTGCAACTGCCAGCGCCCTTTCGCCGCAAGATATCCCTGCCGATCTCCCTGTCTCGAACCTGTTGACAAAAGCGCAGACGCATCTGTCCCGTGGCGAGACCAACGAAGCCCTCGTCTACTACGATGCTGCCATCGCCCGCGACCCGACGAACTATCTTTCCCTCTTTAAGCGGGCTACCGCATATCTCTCACTCGGTCGAACCTCCCAGGCAACTGAAGATTTCAACAAAGTCCTGTCCCTCAAGCCTGGCTTTGAGGGAGCCCATCTTCAACTCGCTAGGCTTCGTGCCAAGGCTGGAGATTGGGATGCCGCAAAGGCACAGTACGGTCTTGCTGGGAAGGCTCCCAAGTCGGCTGAGTTTGTCGAGTTGGAAGAGGCCAAGCTCGCAGCTCACCTAGCTGACATGGCTAGCAAGGGCGGGAAGTGGGAAGAGTGTGTCAGTCACGCCGGTACTGCCATCGTTGTCGCGAGTCGATCTCCTCATCTGCGTGAACTCCGAGCGCACTGTCGCTTCGAGCTCGGCGATGTTGAACTCGCTCTCAGCGATTTGCAACACGTCCTTCACATGAAGCCCGGTGACACTTCTCCCCATATCGTTATCTCGGCGACTTCGTTCTACGCTTTGGGTGACCTGGAGAATGGCATCGGACAAGTCAAGAAGTGTCTTCAGTCAGATCCTGATTCCAAGATCTGCAAGAAGTTGCAcaagcaggagaagaaggttgagaaaGCATACAAGAAGATCCAGGGACAACTCAGCCGAGGACAGCCTACCACGGCGGGCAGAGCATTGGTCGGTACTGCCGATGATTCTGGCTTGGTACCTGATGTCCGAAAACAGGTGGAGGAGCTtaagaagaacaagagcattCCCAAGACCGCTCGTATCCAACTATTGGAGAATTTGATTGAGATGACTTGTCAAGCATACACCGAG TCAAGCCACAAAGAAGCCGCCAAGTACTGTGACGAGTCACTGCAACTCAATCCTGACTCTTTCTGGGGCCTTCTTCACAAGGGTAAGGCTCAACTCAAGAGTGAGCTTTACGATGCCGCCATCGCTACCCTTGAGAAGGCCGCCGAGATCCGTCCCGatcagaaggagaaggtcaaCCCAATCCTCAACAAGGCTCACATTGCCCTCAAGCgcagcaagaccaaggaCTACTACAAGGTGCTTGGTGTCGAGAACGACGCCGACGAACGCCAAATTAAGTCCGCCTACCGCAAGCAATCAAAGATCTTCCACCCTGATAAGGCCGCCAAACAAGGTATCCCTAAGGAagaggccgagaagaagatggccagcATCAACGAGGCATATGAAGTTCTGAGCGACCCCGAGTTGCGTGCCCGTTTCGACCGTGGCGATGATCCCAACTCTCAAGAGAGACCAAACCCCTTCCAGGGACAGGGCAACCCCTTCGGTGGTGGTCATCCATTCATGTTCCAGcaaggcggcggcggcggtggtcCCAACATCAAGTTCCAGTTTGGTGGCCAACCATTTGGATTCTAG